The genome window GGGTTGTTGTCACTTTGCAGGCATGTCATGACAAATAAGTTTATGAACAAGAACCTTCCCCTCCTGCTCGGCGACGTGCTCGCCATGGCCATCCTCACCGTCATCGGGTTTGCCACACATGCTGAAATGAATGCATCCTACCTCCCGCGCATGGGAGCGGTATTTTTCCCGGTGCTGGTTTCGTGGTTCATGATCGCTCCCTGGTTTGGGCTGTTCGATGAACAGATCATCACGAACTCAAAACTGCTTTGGCGCATTCCGCCCGCCATGCTCTTTGCCGCTCCACTGGCGACCCTTCTGCGCTCTGCATTGCTGGAGAGTCTTGCCATTCCACTCTTCGCGTTAATTCTCGGTGGCAGCAATGCCCTGGGAATGCTGGTTTGGAGATGGATGTATATTTCCATTGCAAGGCGCGGTTCAAAATAAGCCCGTTCAAATAAGGCGGTAAAATATACCCATGGACGAAAACGCCCTCATTCAATCCGCGCAAAACGGCGATCTGGAGGCCTTCAATACCTTGATCCTGCATTATCAGGATATGGTCTTCAACACGGCCTTGCGCATCCTGGGGGATGAGGATGCCGCACAGGATGCGTCTCAGGAAGCGTTCATCTCCGCCTTCCGCAGCATCTCATCCTTTCGCGGCGGCAGTTTCAAAGCGTGGCTCATGCGCACCGTGACAAACGCATGCTACGATGAACTCCGCCGCCAGAAACGCCGTCCCACCACGCCGCTCGAACCTGAAACCAGCGACGGGGAGGAAATGGATTCGCCCAAGTGGCTGGCGGATTCCAGCATGACTCCCGATAAAAAAGCCGAAGCCGATGAACTTGAGCATGCCATCCAGCACTGCCTCGATGCGCTTCCCACAGACTTTCGCACGGTCGTCGTGCTCGCCGATATTCAAGGCATGGATTACAGCGAAGTCGCCGCCACATCCCGCGTTCCGCTGGGAACCATAAAGAGTCGTCTTGCGCGCGCCCGTTTAAGATTACGTGAGTGTTTGCGCTCCTTCGAGGAACTTTTACCCGCTTCATTTCGTCTAGAAGGGGAAAGTACCCCATGAAAAATTTCCGTGAGATCGAACATCTTTCCGCATATGTAGATGGACAGCTCAATACATCTGAATTGGCACAAATCGAATCCCGCCTCCATTCGGACCCTGAGCTTGCTTCTGTTTTAAATGACCTGCGCGCCGCCCGTGGCATTCTCCGCAAGCTCCCATCCCGCAGAGCGCCGCGCAATTTCACATTGACCCGCAGGATGGTCGGACAGAAGCCGCCCCTGCCGAGGACCTATCCTGTTTTCAGGTTTGCCACTGTCTTTGCAACCCTCCTGCTGACGCTTTCGCTGACAGTGAATGCAATGTCGCCTTATATCAGTTTTGAGGCTCCCGTGTATGGCGCATACGGCTTTGGCGGAGGAGGCCCGGGGATTGGCGGCGGATGTGAAGAACCGTGCGGCAGTGGTGGACCTGCTGCTGAAGAATCTGCAGCCGAAGCGCCGTCATCGGAAATGGCTCCGCAGGCTGCGCAGGAAGATACGGCCCGTGAGGGCGAACCCTCCCCGGACACCATGCTGGCGCCCAAGGAGGCGGGATCTGAAACAGAATTACAGGATCAACCTCAAGTCCGCAGGGAGGCGCCTTTTCCAATCGCATGGCAGATCGGGTTCCTGATCGTCGGCATCCTGAGCGGGGCCTGGATGTGGTTCATGCGTCAATCCGCTGCGCGCAAATGGCGATGATCCCCCGAAATGGCACATGATCATTCTGTGAAGTTCTGTCCGCGCTGCGGGACGCAGGTTACGCATGAGGAAAAGTTCGGGAAGGTGCGTCCCGTCTGCCCGCAGTGCAGGTGGATCCATTTTCAAGACCCAAAGGTGGCGGCGGCTGTCCTGATCGAACGGGATGGCCGCGTGCTTCTTGTGCGGCGGGTCAATGAGCCGTTTCGCGGAATGTGGACACTGCCGGCCGGCTTCGTCAACAGTGGAGAAGACCCGGCCGAGGCGGCGGAACGTGAATGTTTGGAGGAAACAGGTTTGAGTGTGCATGTGATGCGCGTGCTGGATATCATCTCCGGGCGCGAGCATGAGCGCGGTGCAGACTTTATCATCGTCTATCTGGCGGAGGTGGTCAGCGGAGACCTGTTCCCGGCTGACGATGCCGATGCAGTCGAATGGTTTGAGAGGAATAACCTGCCGCCCCTGGCTTTCAAGGCAACCCAAAAAGTTTTGCTGAAATAAAAAGGGCTTCGGAGTTTCCTCCGAGGCCCTTTTCAGTGGTGAACTATTTAAGGGAAAATCCGCCGGGCACCAGGTAATAAAAACGAACCGGCTACCCTGTACCCGGCCAGAATCATGCCAACTCAAGCTGGGCCTCCACCGAATTGCCATCAGGCCAAGCCGCACTCAGATCCAAATACGGCTCGGAAATGACTGTGGAGGTTCCAGCCAATGTGTGTCGGCGGCGTCCGCACATGATGTGATGTATAATTTCATGACAGGAGATTTTATATCATGTCGTTCAAAATAACTTTGGAGAACAAGGTTGCGCTTGTCACCGGCGGGTCACGCGGAATTGGCCGCGCCATTGCCCTGGAATTCGCATCCCGCGGCGCCGCAGTGGTTGTGAACTACAACAAATCACCCGAATCCGCCGAGGAGGTTGTGCAACAGATAAAGGATGCAGGCGGAAAAGCCGCCGCGCATCAAGCCGATGTATCGGATTTTAAACAGGGCGAGGCGCTGGTCAGGTTCACGATTGATGCGTTTGGCGACCTGGGCATCCTCGTCAACAACGCCGGCATCACCCGCGACCAGCTGATTATGATGATGCCCGAATCGGATTGGGATGCCGTCATCAACACA of Anaerolineales bacterium contains these proteins:
- a CDS encoding sigma-70 family RNA polymerase sigma factor, whose product is MDENALIQSAQNGDLEAFNTLILHYQDMVFNTALRILGDEDAAQDASQEAFISAFRSISSFRGGSFKAWLMRTVTNACYDELRRQKRRPTTPLEPETSDGEEMDSPKWLADSSMTPDKKAEADELEHAIQHCLDALPTDFRTVVVLADIQGMDYSEVAATSRVPLGTIKSRLARARLRLRECLRSFEELLPASFRLEGESTP
- a CDS encoding NUDIX hydrolase, with product MAHDHSVKFCPRCGTQVTHEEKFGKVRPVCPQCRWIHFQDPKVAAAVLIERDGRVLLVRRVNEPFRGMWTLPAGFVNSGEDPAEAAERECLEETGLSVHVMRVLDIISGREHERGADFIIVYLAEVVSGDLFPADDADAVEWFERNNLPPLAFKATQKVLLK
- a CDS encoding DUF3054 domain-containing protein, translating into MTNKFMNKNLPLLLGDVLAMAILTVIGFATHAEMNASYLPRMGAVFFPVLVSWFMIAPWFGLFDEQIITNSKLLWRIPPAMLFAAPLATLLRSALLESLAIPLFALILGGSNALGMLVWRWMYISIARRGSK